One genomic segment of Acidobacteriota bacterium includes these proteins:
- a CDS encoding ATP-binding cassette domain-containing protein: MEDIVLRLDGVSLTIEGKEIIKELNFELRRGEIHTLLGVNGTGKSSLAYLIMGIPGYKPSKGKVYLDGKDITDLPVHERAKRGITLAWQEPVRFEGITIGEYIGLSAGSGVDISKVLSLVGLSPFRYLNRLNDGTLSGGERKRVELASVLAMKPKVAILDEPDTGIDPLSIPEVIRVIKEMKRSGSSVLLISHRPEIIRMADRASVLCGGNIQKTDSPNETFRWFEGNCKGCDYVNEPEVRKSGTL, encoded by the coding sequence ATGGAGGATATAGTGCTCAGGTTGGATGGTGTATCCCTTACAATTGAGGGGAAGGAGATAATTAAAGAATTAAATTTCGAGCTAAGAAGGGGGGAAATTCACACCCTCCTTGGCGTCAACGGTACGGGGAAAAGTTCGCTCGCTTATCTCATAATGGGGATCCCAGGGTATAAGCCGAGCAAAGGTAAAGTATATCTCGATGGGAAAGATATTACTGACCTTCCCGTCCATGAACGGGCAAAGAGAGGGATAACGCTTGCTTGGCAAGAGCCGGTTCGGTTCGAAGGGATCACCATTGGAGAGTATATAGGGCTTTCCGCTGGTTCAGGGGTGGATATATCGAAGGTGCTAAGCTTGGTAGGGCTTTCCCCTTTCCGCTATCTCAATCGGTTGAACGATGGCACCCTAAGTGGCGGAGAACGGAAGCGGGTAGAGCTTGCTTCGGTCTTGGCGATGAAGCCAAAGGTGGCGATATTGGATGAGCCGGATACCGGGATCGATCCCCTTTCCATCCCTGAGGTGATCAGGGTAATAAAGGAGATGAAGAGATCGGGTAGTTCAGTTCTTTTGATAAGTCATCGTCCGGAGATCATCAGGATGGCGGATCGGGCTTCAGTCCTCTGCGGAGGAAACATTCAGAAGACGGACTCACCGAATGAAACCTTTCGTTGGTTTGAGGGGAACTGTAAGGGGTGTGATTATGTAAACGAACCGGAGGTGAGGAAGAGTGGGACTCTATGA